Part of the Mauremys mutica isolate MM-2020 ecotype Southern chromosome 1, ASM2049712v1, whole genome shotgun sequence genome is shown below.
ctgagATTAAACATGGATTTAGGCATCTCTTTTGGAAAATCTTGGTTTAAGTTTATATAAGTATGAACTCAGCTCACACAACTTTGTTCTGATTTTCAACTCTTTTGCATTTCCATACATGAAGCTCAGGCTTTTTAACACTTAACTACGTTTACGTAAAATAAAACTTAATGTTGCATTATGAACAGTGCAGTCAGGTTTTGCAATCTGTTGCTGTCGTCTTGGAATGTATGGTTCTTCTGACTAAGGAAGCAGTCTGCTGTAGATGGGAGTAATTTCATTCCTAATACCATTGGTTCACAAGTATGTCTGAATATATTCCCTTCTGTGAAGATGTCTGGCCAGACTGCCAAAGATTTGTTGTAAATGAACAGACTTTTTTCTGTTCAGAACTGAAATGGTTGTACTGAAGACATGGTAAATATTATTGtacttggggaggggggcaaatcGTGTAGATATACTTGTATAGTAATCTGGTTTGGTGTATGGATTCTCTGGGAGAATTTCAAAAGCATTAAAGTCCCATTGATGAGACTTGCAGTCCCAACTCCTgtaagcatttttgaaaatctctgtgCCTTTTTATgtgtatttgtacagcgcctagaaTGTTTTGTGCTGCCAGAAATAAATGTTATAATGATTTATAATACTGTATATATTGGGCATACTAAGTTTACACACATTTTTGGATTGCAAACAAAAAGTTACTTATCTGTTGCATTTAAGATTGATTCTTTAAATTCATAGATAATTACTGTATGCATCACTTATGTCACATGATAGTGTAAATAATTATAGAACATGAATATATACACCCTCTTGAGTAGGACCTTGCATCCTAGTTAAAAGGGGTGAACTCAACAAATGATTTTATTATACTCATTGTTACAACCCATGAAACAGAATGGGTGAAAGTGTAAGAACAAGGTGCGAACACAAAGACATAATAATACTTTTTGACAAAATAAATGAAAGTTTGAAGCTATACGTTCTGCAGAGAACAACATTCACATAGTACAATAAATCAGCACAACAGCCCTCTCCCACAAATAGAAGGATTGCAAATATAAAAGATAAATAAAACTGTGTAATATACTGCACAGCTTGCCTGTATTTCTAACATATGTAGAGCACATATGTATTGTGCACATTATGCATGTACATAGCCATGAAtcacctttaaaaataattaggCAAAATAGAAATATGTGTATTTAGACATAGCTTAAAAAACATAACCTAAAACTGTAAATAGACAATTCTAAACCAATATTAGGATTCTGATTTCTTTAGCTCAATGgaagttgcacctgtgtgacttAAAGAAGAATTTAGTGCCTGATATTTTTCAGCTAGAAATATCCTAAGGGTAGAGAACGATAATACAAACAGGATTGCATTATAACCTTTTCACAGAATATTTAAACCAATCCAAATGGTAAAACAGGGATCTCACACTCTGTTAAACTCCACAGGCAAAATTCTGGTCCCACTACAGTCAAAGATAAAAATCCCActaatttcagtggggccaggagatCACCTTCTCCACTGGTTAAAAACATCTACCATTCTCTGTTAATTTCAGTAGGGATTTTAGAGTAACTTCTGTAGACCCTATGTAGTTTCTACTGGATGCATTCCTATTCCCTTATTTTCCATAAGGGGGGTACACAGTCACAGTATTAGAAatcttgtttgcattttgcaaATGAGCAGTGACTAAAACACTGAAACATCCTTCTTTTTACCCCTTCAGGCCCTAGTTCTGCACTAGATTGCACATGGGCAGACCTctgcattgaattcagtgggacttgGTGCAGATGAAAGTCTTCCCACACGGGAGTCACTACAGTATGAGGGCTGTATTAAAtacccatatttttaaaaaaaagactgtaTTGTACAGTAAAGATCCAGAACACTGTTATAACCATGTTGTAAATTGCAGTGCTTAGCGGCATCATTGTAGAATACTGtcgcttttaaaaacaaaccagtcAGACCTTTCACCATCTCAAAATAGATATCAATTTACAGTAAAAATATTTCTAGGTAAATATAGAGCAGTGTGTCTACCCTGAAACTTTCATTCTGAAATAAGGgacatttttcaaacattttggcCTCCCTCTCACTGCTGAGCTAATTCTTCACAGTACCCTTCATTTACAATGTATTAATTCCTTAGCTATTGTTCTTTTAAACAAGTACTTCATTATCCTCATTCAGTCTTATCCCCATGCCCAGAAAAAAATGGTTTGCTCCAATTCTTTCCAGCAATCAATCTGTATTTTATATCGCAATAGAATCATTTAAGCCCATTGTAATATTTGCCATATGAAACACAGCCCCCAAATAAACCCAAAATAACTATTGAActattaaaaagaaattaaacattCACTTTTACATGGatgctaaatatttttaaagcaaattgaaACTTTAAAACACCTAAAAAGATAAAGgtgtaacttttttttctcttgtgATAAAACTTCATAATACGTTGTCTGTGTTGCAGTATTAGCCATGATAGAGTTTATAGATTTTAACTATAGTCCATGAATTTAAGGATGGCTACTGTAGTTTAAGGCATGAAATACAAATAAAGTTTCCTCTGACCTACTTGTAGTTCAGTGTGAACGTTGAAGTCCGTTCACAAAGACTGACTTGCTGAGCTAAAAGACCAAGAAGCAACTAGACATACTGACTTTTGGAATATGAGCTTTCAGTTTTCCTTTGCATCTGATGAGTTTTGTAAGATGTATGATGTGAAGGCGCTGAGAATCTGTAGTTTCTGGTTTTCTCATTACAACGGCAGAAACAACAGAATATTGCTCCCCCAGCGATGAGACAGAATGCGGATACCCAGCCTATGTAGAGGGCCTCCCCAAGTTCTCGTTTTTGTGCTACATTGACAACTGGATTGTAGAAGTCTCTGATGATGGTATTGGCAACCCAACACACTGGGATGAACACAACAATACCAGATAGGATGAAGAGAATTCCAGCTGCCAGCAGAATGTGACCCTTGATTCGCTTGTTGTTCCCAGTGCACTGAGTGCACTTCATGCCCATAACGGCTATCATAAAAGCAAGGAATGAGAGTGCTGAAGCAGAGCACATCAGTCCTCTGGATGCCTGTAGATCAGGTGAGAGTGCCAAGAGGGAGTCGTAGACTTTGCACTGCATCCTGATGTTGGCTTGTCTGATGCAGTGCATCCATAGTCCTTCCCAAATGGTCTCAAATACTATAATGTTGTTTTCAATAAAGGCAGTTACTCTCCATTGAGGCATGCCAGTGACTGCAAAAGTCCCAGCTAAGCCAATGCCACCAACTACCAGTCCAACGATTTGCAGTACACCACTGGCCATATTTCCGTCTGAGACAAGGCAGGATAAGAAGTTCCTAAAGCAGTTTTGTTTGAAGATGAAAAAATAAGCAGCTGAAGAGACGCTCCTCCAAAATAGATCTTGTTTGTGCCAAGTACCTTTTAAATAGGCAGTCTCTGCTACTTCAAACCAGCTTAAATCTGGTGTATGCTGGCTAGTACTTAGCTGCATTTCATTGTCTTTAAAATTCCACTGACTCAAACAGGTAAACTGACCAATCAAGCGTAACAGCTTTCAAAGCCAATAAAAGGCTAGACAGGGCTGGGTTTGTCTAAACCAGCAAAAGACACTGAGGATAAATATGCTCTACTTTCCTCCTAGAAAACCCCAAAATCTCAGGTTTGACCCTCACTTATTGTATAAACGTTTTGCATGTGCTAAGGAAATAAGCCGGTCTTTGTAATGAGAGGACACACAATACTTTTATATGCATGGCTGCAGTTATGGGTGCTGCAGGTTATACGGGTAGAGAATATTCTATCTGCCTCAGAAATCTGCTTAGCCAAAGTGCCAGCAGGAAAGCTGAGATACACTGACAGCTACAGGGTTGCTGCCTTTACTTGGGAAACCATGCTTTTTTTGTATTAAATTTTCTGATGCTTTGAGGAAAATACTGCTATGATGGGATCAAGGAATAAACTAAATCAAAAAGAAAACATGACACCATGAACTAAAACTGATGTCTTAGCAGAGGATAACCAAAACTGTAAAATATCATTTAAAGTGTGTAATAGAACAATAATAGGCCCCACTCCTAGGAATACTTGCATAGTTTTACACATGTGGATAGTCCCATTGCAGCAAGGTTGAACAGGTGTTCTCAAGCAATGTACAggtattcatgtgcttaaatggTTACAGGATGAGAGGTATAGAATGGAGTTTTTAGTTAATGCAGAAAAATAGTTCCCCACCTGAAGCTGAACTAAGAGACTATCCCTAATCTAGCTCCATGGAGAATTCTAGCTTTGAAAGTAAAACCATTTCTGAGTTATACatatgcaaaagaaaaatttACAATAACTGGAAAGAAACATAATTTGAAGTTCATAATTGAAAAAGAGCTACTAAATAGATCTTGGTCAGATTCCTCCCACATCCCCCAATTATCTTTTGGGCTGAAAGCAATCCTAGAAAATCTCAGTATCAAAggaatttggggtgggggcaagtcAGAAGCAACAGAAAGCAGCAGTGGAAATCCAGAGGAAACTCTCATGAATACAATGGGGTTTCtattgatttataccagtgtaaagaaGAATTTGGCCTTCTGTCTGTCTTTAACACGGGCACTGAAGCTGTACATATGAACTGAGAGATATGATCATAAACCACTGCCCCATATGTTGAGGAAGTGATTGCCATATAAAATCTCCAAAGATGGGTTAATGATATTGCTCACCGGAGATTTAGTATTCTAGTCTCTTattcccctcttttttttttccttcacccttgcttcctttttttttctttaaaacatactatagaaattaaatggaaaaatttACAATAATGAAATATTAAGTCTGAGAAACTAATTATGCAAAAACCCAAGACATTCAAAAGTCAAGGATCCTACAGGAATTTTAACTTGACAATATTGCATACAGATAGTATGTTATAttcctgtgtttgtgtgtgagagagagggagagaattcCTTGCTGCTGTACAAGTCTTTCCCTCGTTTTTGTTCAGTGTGGTTTTCATATCCACCTATATTCTTAAGTGGATTGTGGccaggggcggttccaggcaccagcgcaccaagcgcgtgcctggggcagcaagctgcgtggggcggcctgctggtcgccatgagggcggcagtcaggctgctttcggcggcatgcctgcgggaggtccgccggtcccgcggcttcggcggaaaTTCTGTGGCGGGTACAccgaaggcgcaggaccggcagacctcccgcaggcaggggcggctctaggcaccagcaaaacaagctggtgcctagggcggcaaaatctagggggcgtcccctgcggccgggggggggcgacaggctgggccggcggacctgccgcagtcatgcctgcgggaggtccaccggagccccgggacgactggacctgccgcaggcatgactgcggagggggcgctcgtcccgcggcttggctggacctcccgcaggcatgactgcggcagctcaagcggagccgccggaccgtgaaccgtccgcagccgcgggaggtccagccgagccacgcgggaccagcggtccctctgcagtcatgcccgcgggaggtccgcggctccggggcgcctcccgcgcatgactgcttggggcggccaaaaacgtagagccgcccctgcccgcaggtgcgccgccaaaagccgcctgactgccgtgcttggggcggcaaaatacatagagccgtcCCTGCTTGTGGCTCACCACCACCAGTGTTCTGTGCTGCCAAGGCCACCTGCCCCCAAATAatgtcagagagacaaggtgggtgaggtaatatcttttattggaccaacttctgttggtgagagagacgaactttggagccacacagagctctttgtcaggtctgggaaaggtactcccagcgtcacagcaaaatgcataCACCAAATAGAGTTGATCTTTTTTATTTGCTGAAAGGCCTACTGCATCTCACCCTGATCCAACCTCTCGTTCCTTGAGTGCTGATTTGTTTCTAAGTTCTATATTTAGTTATTCCCTTTCCCTTATGTTCTGAAATCACAGCTGTTACCTTTGCACTTACCTAACCCAATGGCACTGGGTACCTTTCTCTGAAAAGTCCAGCTATCCTGGTGGTGTCCCTTTTTGCCTGCTGTTCCCAATGCCTTTTTTGGAGTCCAAGAGCTATTCAGTCAAGCCTACTCCAATTAAACTTGCTGCAGTACTTTGCAGACATCTGCTTCACAGCAAGGTTATGCTGTACCCACAATACTCCGCTTGCCCTGCTTTTTCTCTGGCAGAGACATGTTTACAATTTTAACCTCTGTTTTTAAATATCCACCAGTGCTAGTTGAACCCATTTCTGTTATCTCTGATAGCAAAACTTAGGCATAATCTAGTATTCTTCATTAGTTAAGGTCGTCTTTGACTACCTCAGTCCTTTTCACTTTGGtcaggcatctctctctctctctctctctctctctctctctctctaagggtcGGTGATTCTCTGGTACAgtaccatgagtgcaggagacaggATAGTGCCCTCCTGTCAGAAGTGGGGTATTTCTGTTCCTAGCAGGGAGTTAGTATCCCAGCAACCCACCCCTTCTCCTCACCGCCCCCAGAATTCACCTTTGGGCTGAGAGTAATCCTGGAAAATGTCAGCACTAAGAAATTTGGGAGCGggcgggggtgcaggggaggggagccagAAGCAAGAAGCAACAGAAAACACCAGGAGTAATTCAGAGAAACTCCAGCGAAGCCAGTGGGGTTTCTctagatttataccagtgtaaatgaaTGAAGAATTTGGCCTGATGTCTGTATGTAAGCTAAGCATGAGTAGTGACGCTGCAGATATGAACTGAGATTTATGATGGTAAACTATAGCCATGTACAACTCCAAGCCGAATGGGAGGTGTCATTTCCAAGGAGCTGCCAAGCCAGTGACTCTCACTGGGCCAGATGCTGGTCCGTTTACAATGGTATTaatctagatcagggatcggcaacctttggcacacagcccatcagggaaatccgctggcaggccagaatggtttgtttacctgcagcgtctgcaggtttggccgattgcagctcccactggccgcggttcaccgtcccaggccaatgggggctgcgggaagcagcgcgggccaagggatgtgttggctaccacttcctgcagcacccattggcctggaacagcgaactgtggccagtgtgagctgcaatcggccaaacctgtggacgctgcaagtaaacaaatcatcctggcctgccagcggatttcccggATGGGccttgtgccaaaggttgccaatccctgatctagagtaactccactgaacccTACTGTATCACTGTAGGAACCAAATGAATTACTATAATTTTAGACATCTGTAACTGAGATCATGCTTAGCAGGTGGCAAGCAAGAAGTGTCATATTGTTataccttttacatacttgaaaactgttatgtaaTGTATTGTTATAAGGAgtaggaagaaaaattgtttttctcacCTCTGAGGATAgtacaaggagcaatgggcttaaattgcagcaaggttggatattaggaaatacttcctaactgtcagagtggttaagcactggaataaattgcctagggaggttgtggaatctccatcattggagatttttaagagcaggttagacaaacacccatcaggagtggtctagataattagtcctgccttgagtgcaggggactggactagatgacctctcgaggtcccttccagttctatgattctatgattgtgccACAAGTGAGGAGTGTTTCAGAAAAGAGCTGTGGCAAAATTAAGTGTGTGGGTTGAAATTTTTGTGGGGGTCTCTGAAATTATGGTGGATCCAAGCCACAACTAGTCTTAATCCACCCCTGCCTCAGGGGATAGTCAACCAATGAGAGTTTGTTCTGTTGATGCTTGTAATCTTCTTCAATTTTCTTGCTCAAATTTTATGAatttctgtgtttaaaaaaaacaaacaaaaacccaacatacGAGTAAGTAAACCAAATATGATACAAGCAACAGGACTGATTTTTCTTGTGGACTACTGAAGTTGTAATTTACAGGACATGGAAAAGGATGAAATATAATTTAGTCACCTTATTGATTAACATACAAACTCATTAAAGCTTGCCAGAGAAATTCAGGGTTAAAACTGTCTGCATCTGGGAACCAGGATTTGCACAATTTTATCAGCATTTAATTTTTTgccttattttatttaaaagtcGTTTGGAAGAAAGAGTTAAGCAACCTTCTTTGGAGGAGTTCTGGAGTACATCTGATTGTTTACAATCATAACATGGGAAAGGATGCAAATCATAATTCTCGGTGCTTACTTTTGTTGCTTATTCTTGTATTGGTATAGTCAAAGATGCAATTACAAATCAAGGATAATTTTAGGTACCAATTCAAATGTCAGGAGTACTTGTAAATATATAATCAGACTTTCTAGCTCGCCACTGTCCTAAGTACCTTTATACCTTTCATTATAACAAGTGTATATACAGATCATGTACATTTGTACActgcaattttcaaaagtattcagtGTTTGCCTAACGCTAGTCcgatttgaagtcaatggtaccCATGCTCATACTGAAAATTCCCATTTGTGACCAGCAGTTTTGAAGTATGAAAAGACACACGGCACAGATTTAAAGTATCAAGTAAGGCAAACCCCCACTTCTCACTACTactgtcaggaaaaaaaaacaaggaaaaaggtGGCACATAGCTCTTTACTCTCCATTTCCCCTAGTTTAAACACTGAAGGTACTTAGTTTTTGGTAACTTAGGGCAATATCAAAAAACATTGAGCCTGAAAACCACCCTAAACTATAATTAAATAACTCAGATTAGTTGTACATTTcccatgggcaggggcggctctagaaattacgccgccccaagcagagcggcgcactgcgccgcccttccccggtcccgcggtcggggcagaagtgtctgtggtcccgcggctccggtggacctcccgcaggcatgactgcggaaggtccgccagagccaaatgccaccctgccccgacaatgccgccccacgcgcctgcttggcgcgctggggtctggagccggccctacccATGGGGCTCATACAACCCTAGAAGGCATAGCTCTTTAACACAAAGAGGAAGTTGTGCAAACTTTGAGAGGCACTTATTGGCCAGCTCATCTTATCCCTGGAGTGAGTTCCCCATTGCTATACAGTCTTCAGTACATTTAGGAAAGCAATTCTGTCTCCATCAAGCAGAGTGTATGGGGAGATCTCACTTTTGAGCCAGCTTGGTCTGGCCACTGTAATAAGAAAGGGATCAAAAGTCCTTAATGGCTTATGAGGGGGGAGGTGCAGAGCAGAAAgacattagagagagagagtcagtgaTCATCCAGATTTGTTCCTGGATATTATGCTAGAATTCCAGCACTTTAGGACACGACCAAAATCAGTGCACTGCAATCCACAAGTTTCCAGCTACATAGGGCTACTTAAAGGTGCCATGTGTTCTAAATGTAATTTTTTCTTGAGTTTCTCATAATATATTAAAGAATGAGCATATTTTAAAGTAATTCTCAGCTTTTCTGCCTGATGCATAAATTGTGTCTCCCAGATCATTCTCTCATTCACTCTTCATTCTTCATAGAAGAGGTCAATATGTCAGTTGTGAGTGTACATGAAAGAAAAAACTATTAGCCTTTCTCTGCTCCAGCGAATGGGACTGACATTGAGCAAGTACCCAAAGCAGGTCAGGTGTTGAATTTACAGaaattaaaattgtttttgagttagggtgaccagatgtcctgatttttatagggacagtcccaatatttggggctttttcttatataggttcctattactccctaccccctgtcctgattttttc
Proteins encoded:
- the LOC123362031 gene encoding claudin-8-like, with protein sequence MASGVLQIVGLVVGGIGLAGTFAVTGMPQWRVTAFIENNIIVFETIWEGLWMHCIRQANIRMQCKVYDSLLALSPDLQASRGLMCSASALSFLAFMIAVMGMKCTQCTGNNKRIKGHILLAAGILFILSGIVVFIPVCWVANTIIRDFYNPVVNVAQKRELGEALYIGWVSAFCLIAGGAIFCCFCRCNEKTRNYRFSAPSHHTSYKTHQMQRKTESSYSKSQYV